In Montipora capricornis isolate CH-2021 chromosome 4, ASM3666992v2, whole genome shotgun sequence, the DNA window TCGATAAGTATTCGTGGACATCAATGGACAAACCCCTAGGGTCTCTTTGATAAGTCGCAAGAAGCACCAGTAATTATCCTTCAGAAGTTTTTGTGGAGATAAGAAGCGCCGAGGGTGGTCATTAGACCCATTACAGCTTCAAAACTGGAAAATGTATTGAGATGAGAACATGGGAAACTCTATTTGGCAGAACCAATTAATTTCTGTCATCGAATAATTAGAATCGCACAAAAACTAATACTATTTCTCCACAAATGGATAGGTTAAAGCTTTTGTTGTACTCGACTTTGTAAATATTTGGAACCATTCAAGTATATGTttgaaaatgctgtttactCGCACTTTTCGTCAGTATGACACTGTATCACAGGCCAAACTGTTATTGATGTCAACAGCATTCTTGCAGACATCTTCACACCAGGGAAAGTGTGAATTAGGGGATCTCATGAACGCAGGGATTTACTACTGGTTCAGTGTTATTAGTTACAAACGCGTACCTCGGATGGATTGAAATTGGCCTTTATCACATAAGGAGTGCAAGGAGCGACGTCTTGCAGGGGCTGAATGGCTTCCCCATCAAAAAGTTGAACGAGCGTTTTGAAGTAAGCGAGGGCTTCAGGAGGTGGAACtgaaagttaaacaaaaagGCACGTTTCTTACAATTCAAAGGTGTATTTTGTTCAGGAGCCCCTGTTCATTTGAGAAATGATATTAACTTCAAGGGTACGGAGGATCCATAAAACCATTTGTCAGTAATCGAAACGTCGGTTGATTGTTTAACGAACAAACATTTAAGAGGAAACACTTACCAGCACATTtgcaagttaaaaaattaattgagCCTTTAGCTGCTCATTCTCATTTTCTATCTCTGTGATTCTTTTCCTCAAGACAACCACTTCGGAACTTAAATTTACATTGCAATTTTGGCTTCCTTCGTTGTTTCCAGTGCCGTCTTCTCCAATTCCTGAGTCATAAAGGGAAGGTTTGCGTTCCAGATCATCGTCGATGAAGTCATCATCATAGTCTGACAGAGTTACCATGGCTGATGTGAATGCTGCTCGTGTTGCTCCTAGGCCCCTTGCCTCATCTCGACTCACCAGACTCACTGGATTGCCATACGCTTGCTGCCTTTGTTTTTGCTCTTCGATAAACTGATCGAGACTTGTCAGTGGTGGCAGAATTTCTTGATTATTAAACTGCTTCGGCGTTTGCAGTTGTGGAACACTTTTCCATGTTCGTTCTTGGTTCCATCGCGGCCGCGGCTCAGGTCGGCGTTGCTCAGGATGCGGTTGATGTAATTGTTCGCGTTCTTTCTGGGGCAGTTGCACGTTTTGCTTTTGCTGATTCTGTTGCTCTGGAATCTTTTGcttcagttgttgttgttgttgttgctgctttTGAAGATGTTGCTGTTGCTGAAGCTGTTGCGGCATTCTTTGTTGCTGCTGAAGCTGTGGCTGTTGTGGCATTTGTGgctgttgttgctgctgctgctgctgcttttGCTGCCGTTGTTGCTGGCAGTGACCTTGTGGCGTACTTACGGTaggaaaaacattgttatattgCGTTGCTGCAATAATTTCCTGCGCCGCTAACATAGAGGATGCATCCATACTCCTCTTTTGCTGTGCtttgtctttattttgtttttttttctgtggatCGTCTTTGGTCTTGGATTGCGAAACCGCCCTCTTTTTCTTGGGGGGTGAGTATGGTTCTTTTTCACTGCTATCATCAGTTTGCATAGTCTCTGTGTGCCACAGTTTAATCAAGTCCACGGTGGTGAAGTCACGATCTTGATTTATGGCTGTTTTTAAGAACGAGTGCAAGTGTGCTGCATACTTGTCCAGAAGATGTTTTTCAGCTACAGCCAAAGATACATATATAAGTGTTTGTTACGAAATACCTAGCGAGGACATTAAAATGAACACATCTTCTTACATTTGATCATAGCCAAGTTTGCGCGCCTGTTTTGCcgaagaaattgcaaacaagttggaaaaaaacaaagatgcaATGTGATGCCCTGAGGTTCGGCCTCTAGCAATTTCGTACCACAGGCTACTTCTCGAATTATCTGAAAAAAGTCAGATTTTCAAATTCCTAAGCAGCGTCTATTGGCGATCAAATATACCCTTATTTCACTGAAGAAATCTTTAGCTCCTGGGTCGTTCCgttcaagttgtttttttagCAAATGCAATTAATAAACTTCAGCAAAGATTGAAGAGACTGaacgtaaaaaaaatatatttttgtttgttaaaaGTAAGCAGTCCGTGCTTTCAACACAATCTGTTTACATTTAATAAATGTAAACAGATTGTGTTGATGCTTGTCTTTTGAAATACTGCACATCTATATTAAACTTGAACTGACCTTTTGACAAGTGACACTCAGAAGATGTTGACACGGGGCTTCTCGAGTTTGTTTTGGTATTCAGTCTTTCAGTGCAACGCACcctaccgtggccacccaacaaacttacaactgtgcgaactttgcaaggaggcgtgactgtcaatcaaagtcacacatcctgattggcgaaGCAAGGGTACCAACGAGCAAATTGAGACGAAACCTTTGacagacatttctaggctccttgtaatgtataaagactgtccagagagatgtttttatcacctaaaAGAacttgatctgttcggatatcttagctgaaaattgaagcgtctgaaaattttagggaatgaaatcttcatttcagaaattgctagctgaacgttaacTTTCAGGGAACCATTTGCTCAGCCGAAAATGTgatgacctttttaagtgccaaaaattgctaaaaatatcccttccgaaaacgtaagggactacttttccctggttgccgaatcttttaggtgatgctttagtaaagaaatctatagcagTTTACAACCTAAAACCGAAATTCTTACAACAGTTTGGATCGCCCGAACACAATATtgcaccgaagattatcgttgggtgcccctgaaaaactttcttgattggccatggtaaggcgcgtcgcactgtaaaatgCAATGAACATAGTGCAAAAAAATATCTCCGTGGACCAAAGTGACAGCAACACACAATTGTataaaagcaagaaaagacaaaaatatttcGACCCATTTTAGAATTAACACGAATGCTCTAAAAGAGTATAATTATACAAATATAAAGGGGTACCTCATACTTTATAATTTGCGCGCCTCCAGTAACTCGAAGTAACGGTTTTGCCACTTGTTAGCAAAATTGAAAGTAGGCGAAAAGCAGCAATATTTAAGCAGCCGTAAATTTTGATTGCGAATTTGCATGCCTTTGTACGTTAATGTATGTATCTATTACTTGCGTTTTGCGCAGACATGGAGGACAGTTCCAATAAACACTTGCTGCTTTCCCTGAATGCGCCATTTCACTCCTACTTTGTCTTTTTCCTTGAACTCACCCTGCAGTATGCACCGAGACTTCGGTACGACACTGACTGTCTTATCGCTCGCAAAATATACACAGGCATACAAATTCTCGGCCATTACCTCAATGAACGAAAGAGCTGAAAAGTTAGGTAAAATGAGGACAAGATACCTGCTTCCGAGCGGTCACGATTTCTTCTAACCGTTTTGGTCAAACAGTGCGCCAAACCAAATCAAATGAGCTTTCAAAcggtagccaatcagaagcccTTATTCCTTCAGAAAGTGATACGCAAGTTATCACATGCCACGAAGATCAGCCCAAAGCTGCTTGATCTCTGCCTGTCTAGTACCTGCGTCATTATTTTGAACATGGATTAATTGTTCCCCACACTTACTGTTcagtaaacaagaacaatttgcTCTGTGGTTGTTGCGAGTTTGTTTAAGTGAGTCGAGCAAGCTGTTGTAGAGTTGACTAAAACATGTCAAATgtacggagaaatgaaaaaaggcCAAAGCGCCGAAGGACGGCCGAGGacgaatctttgtttacagatGTTACCATTCCTCTGTCCGTGACAAGTTTGCCACGCACTCTTCAACCCTCTGAATTGACCTCCGTGGAACTGGAGGCACAACAAGGGGGCGATTTAAGTTCAGAGTACGTTGCACAGTCCACCGCACCATTCACTGGATCCGACAATTTCAGGAAACCTGACAGCCCTTCAAAGTTCAAATCAAAAGATTTCGACCACGAGGTCCCAAGTAACGAGCCTTTCCAACCGCAATTCCCTATCAAGTTTATTGACAATGAGGAACTAGAGCTGGATTCTATGTGGAACGATGTGTATGAAACTCTGATTGCAGAAAGCAGTGAACGTGAATTACGGGATTGGGGGTTTACTGAGGAAGACAGTGATCAGTTTGAAGATATTGTTGAAGATCTGACATTGCAAGAGGTAACAGCTACTTCCAGTTGTGAAGCTGCAAACTTGGAATCGAAGGAAGAACCACAAGTACAAGTTAATACCAAAGCATTTAGTGAACAAGAAAAGTTGTACCCCGGAGCTAGGGTGACGATAGGCGCTGTTATGGTCCTTCTCACCCTGTATGTTATCAAATACGACTTAACGGGGGAGGCAATTTCTCACTTGTTACAGTTTATTTCACTTTTACTTCCATCAGGAAGCATTTTGCCTGATACACTTCAAAAATTCAAAAGGTACTTTAACAAATTAGAGAGCCCAGTAATTTTGCACCACTTTTGCGCTTACTGTTTATCTTATGTTGATAAAAAAGCGGCTACTTGTCCGAATACCTCATGCATGAAAGAACTTTTGTCTCGAAATGCAAAAGCTTACTTCATTGAAGTACCAGTCGTTCATCAACTCTCGGCATTTTTCTCTCGAATTGGTTTCTATAGTAACATTCAATATCGATTCAACCAAAAGAAGAGGCATCCTGACAATATTGAGGACCTTTATGATGGTGCACTTTACAAGAAATTATCCGGGAACGGAGGATTTCTATCATTCCCTGATAATGTTTCCTTTCTCATGAACACTGATGGTGTTCCCGTATTCAAATCCTCTAAAGTTTCCATATGGCCACTGTATCTGGTAATTAATGAGCTCGATTACAGCAAACGCATGGCAAACGAGAACATGATTTTTGCTGGCCTCTGGTTCGGAGAAAAAAAGCCAGCGATGTGGACTTTTCTCAAACCGCACTCGCAATCATTTGCAACACTTGAAAAGGGTGTTTACGTTGACTTACCAGAGAGAGGGAACTTTATCTGCAAAGGAATTTTGCTAGCCTGTTCTTGTGACCTTCCTGCTCGTTGCTTGTTGTGTAATGGTATGCAATATAACGGTGAGAATGGCTGCTGGAAATGTTTGCAACCTGGTGAAATGGTGAAAACAGGTGTTCGTGGTCACAGCAGAGCATTTCTCTATCAAGACGACAACCCTAAAGGGCCGATTAGAACTTCAGAAAATGTCAAAGAAGACGGAATTGAAGCCGCCAGGCGCCAAAAACAGGGCATGGGTCGGTATGTTGTAAACGGAGTAAAGGGACCATCTTGGCTCTCTCTACTAAAGCATTTTGACTTAGTGAGAGGCATTGCAATTGATTACATGCATGGAGTTCTTCTTGGGGTccagaaattacttttgacCTTGTGGTTTAACCCCACCTTTTCAAAGGAACACTTTAGCATATTTTCTAAAGTGGAGATTATTGATGAGAGGCTAAATCAAATTTTACCAACTTTCGAAGTCAAGCGACTTCCTCGGTCGATTTCTGAACACTTAAAATACTGGAAAGCTAGTGAATTACGttcgtttcttctgttttaCGGACTTCCTACATTGTACGGCCTTTTACCTGATAACTATTTCTCTCACTACACATTGTTTGTAAACGCCATTTTCATTCTCTTACAAGAATCAATTACTGAAGCAGATTTACTAGAAGCTGATAGACTCCTTGACGGTTTCTGCAAGTCCTTTTCAAACTTGTATCATCCACGTTTCCACACTTTAAACGTTCACCAGTTACTGCATTTAGTTGACGACGTAAGAGACCTTGGACCACTTTACACACAcagttgttttgcatttgaagaCAAAAATGGATTTCTGTTAAAGCTCATCCACGGAACACAGTTCATTGACAGCCAGATAATCTCTGCGGTATCCATAACACAGAAACTACCTGAGCTCCGTGAAAAGTGTGTTCCCAAAGGATCTGAAATTGATCTGCTTTACAAAGACT includes these proteins:
- the LOC138046247 gene encoding vacuolar protein-sorting-associated protein 36-like → MAENLYACVYFASDKTVSVVPKSRCILQAEKHLLDKYAAHLHSFLKTAINQDRDFTTVDLIKLWHTETMQTDDSSEKEPYSPPKKKRAVSQSKTKDDPQKKKQNKDKAQQKRSMDASSMLAAQEIIAATQYNNVFPTVSTPQGHCQQQRQQKQQQQQQQQPQMPQQPQLQQQQRMPQQLQQQQHLQKQQQQQQQLKQKIPEQQNQQKQNVQLPQKEREQLHQPHPEQRRPEPRPRWNQERTWKSVPQLQTPKQFNNQEILPPLTSLDQFIEEQKQRQQAYGNPVSLVSRDEARGLGATRAAFTSAMVTLSDYDDDFIDDDLERKPSLYDSGIGEDGTGNNEGSQNCNVNLSSEVVVLRKRITEIENENEQLKAQLIF
- the LOC138046248 gene encoding uncharacterized protein is translated as MSNVRRNEKRPKRRRTAEDESLFTDVTIPLSVTSLPRTLQPSELTSVELEAQQGGDLSSEYVAQSTAPFTGSDNFRKPDSPSKFKSKDFDHEVPSNEPFQPQFPIKFIDNEELELDSMWNDVYETLIAESSERELRDWGFTEEDSDQFEDIVEDLTLQEVTATSSCEAANLESKEEPQVQVNTKAFSEQEKLYPGARVTIGAVMVLLTLYVIKYDLTGEAISHLLQFISLLLPSGSILPDTLQKFKRYFNKLESPVILHHFCAYCLSYVDKKAATCPNTSCMKELLSRNAKAYFIEVPVVHQLSAFFSRIGFYSNIQYRFNQKKRHPDNIEDLYDGALYKKLSGNGGFLSFPDNVSFLMNTDGVPVFKSSKVSIWPLYLVINELDYSKRMANENMIFAGLWFGEKKPAMWTFLKPHSQSFATLEKGVYVDLPERGNFICKGILLACSCDLPARCLLCNGMQYNGENGCWKCLQPGEMVKTGVRGHSRAFLYQDDNPKGPIRTSENVKEDGIEAARRQKQGMGRYVVNGVKGPSWLSLLKHFDLVRGIAIDYMHGVLLGVQKLLLTLWFNPTFSKEHFSIFSKVEIIDERLNQILPTFEVKRLPRSISEHLKYWKASELRSFLLFYGLPTLYGLLPDNYFSHYTLFVNAIFILLQESITEADLLEADRLLDGFCKSFSNLYHPRFHTLNVHQLLHLVDDVRDLGPLYTHSCFAFEDKNGFLLKLIHGTQFIDSQIISAVSITQKLPELREKCVPKGSEIDLLYKDLNRGSKSKYRTEILPNIYALSATYQVCLGIAELNALEKYLGFSCPKEQFWAFNRLEIALSSSIVCGLAYKRLRKRNCAVVKYCVNNTWAFAMVKFFVKYEVASAKELKFLAIAHPILVLNYNPKIHITRVTFSSLEEIVVFNVEDICTNCLYISVKVAADGSRDHSVAYVCEFANKKERD